A stretch of Paenibacillus sp. URB8-2 DNA encodes these proteins:
- a CDS encoding DUF898 family protein has translation MILGTAINLNVNVQGAEAGESYFDGGLAQYIGWCILGSIVTFITIGICYPWAHVVLYRWKVEHTVINGRRLRFDGTAVQLFGNWVKWWLLSVITLGIYSFWLYIKLEQWRAKHTHF, from the coding sequence ATGATTTTGGGGACTGCAATTAATTTAAATGTAAATGTTCAGGGAGCTGAAGCAGGGGAATCCTATTTTGATGGGGGGTTAGCACAGTACATAGGCTGGTGCATCTTAGGGAGTATCGTAACATTTATAACAATTGGTATTTGCTATCCTTGGGCGCATGTTGTCCTTTATAGATGGAAGGTCGAGCACACCGTTATTAACGGAAGAAGACTTCGTTTTGATGGGACAGCTGTTCAGCTTTTCGGCAACTGGGTTAAATGGTGGCTGCTTTCTGTTATCACGCTCGGAATTTATTCCTTCTGGCTTTATATTAAGCTCGAACAATGGAGAGCGAAGCATACACATTTTTAA
- the spoIIM gene encoding stage II sporulation protein M yields MRNFRHMIKEQTPLYIFVAVLFLVGVVFGALIVSALTMDQQQELTDYLGNFFVTVDQHGLPAAPESFWSIAGLHLKWIGLIWILGLSVIGLPGILILDFLKGVLIGFTVGCLVSQYSWHGLLFALVSVAPHNMVVIPVLLVCSAAAIAFSLLMIRSRVVARHPLSVGRPFAMYTLLSFIMALLILGVSSFETWVTPTMMRWITPMLVSKGL; encoded by the coding sequence ATGCGGAACTTCCGTCATATGATTAAAGAGCAGACGCCGCTTTATATTTTTGTCGCCGTATTATTTTTGGTAGGGGTCGTCTTCGGCGCCCTGATCGTCAGCGCGCTGACGATGGACCAGCAGCAGGAGCTCACTGATTATCTGGGCAATTTCTTCGTGACGGTAGATCAGCACGGGCTGCCCGCGGCGCCGGAATCGTTCTGGAGCATCGCCGGGCTTCATCTGAAATGGATCGGCCTGATCTGGATTCTTGGCCTGTCGGTCATCGGGCTTCCCGGCATTCTTATTCTGGATTTCCTTAAGGGGGTGCTGATCGGCTTCACGGTCGGCTGCCTGGTAAGCCAATATTCGTGGCACGGCCTGCTGTTCGCGCTCGTGTCGGTCGCACCTCATAATATGGTTGTAATTCCGGTGCTCCTCGTTTGCAGCGCGGCGGCAATCGCGTTCTCCCTGCTTATGATCCGCAGCAGAGTGGTCGCGCGCCATCCGCTCAGCGTCGGTCGTCCTTTTGCCATGTATACGCTGCTGTCGTTTATCATGGCCCTTCTCATTCTCGGCGTATCCTCCTTCGAGACCTGGGTCACTCCGACTATGATGAGATGGATTACTCCTATGCTTGTATCGAAAGGCTTGTAA